In Cygnus olor isolate bCygOlo1 chromosome 22, bCygOlo1.pri.v2, whole genome shotgun sequence, a genomic segment contains:
- the POU2AF1 gene encoding POU domain class 2-associating factor 1, producing the protein MHWQKSSAPEQQPQPRPYQGVRVKEPVKELLKRKRGNVHNTSTTAATTVVLPHQTLPSYSPMGQPCIDMDGAAPALPVTDEGALCSGWLSQPSPTSLQPLTQWTPYPDYVSHEAVSCPYTADMYVQPMCPSYTLVGPSSVLTYTSQPLITNFAPRSATPAVVPQLEVSDQQPPLTYFPWAQPLSALPASTLQYQPASSTLPGPQFVPLPISIPEPAPQELEDARRVIGTLPIEKLLLEDEDNDTYVLNHALSVEGL; encoded by the exons cttctgctccAGAACAACAACCGCAGCCTCGCCCCTACCAAGGCGTCCGTGTCAAAGAGCCAGTGAAGGAGCTATTGAAAAGGAAACGGGGAAATGTTCACAACACCAGTACAACGGCAGCTACAACG gtTGTTTTGCCCCATCAGACACTCCCTTCCTATTCACCAATGG GCCAGCCTTGCATCGATATGGATGGTGCTGCCCCCGCGTTGCCTGTGACAGATGAAGGAGCACTCTGTTCTGGCTggctctcccagccctcccccacATCCTTGCAGCCTTTAACCCAGTGGACCCCTTACCCTGACTACGTGTCCCACGAAGCAGTCAGCTGTCCGTATACCGCCGACATGTACGTGCAGCCGATGTGTCCCAGTTACACGCTGGTTGGACCTTCCTCTGTTCTGACTTACACTTCTCAGCCGCTGATCACCAATTTTGCA CCCCGAAGCGCCACCCCAGCCGTGGTGCCGCAGCTGGAGGTGTCGGATCAGCAGCCACCCCTCACGTACTTCCCGTGGGCACAGCCCCTGTCCGCGCTGCCGGCCTCCACCTTGCAGTACCAGCCGGCTTCTTCCACGCTCCCTGGGCCCCAGTTTGTGCCCTTGCCCATCTCCATCCCCGAGCCGGccccccaggagctggaggacGCCCGACGGGTCATCGGCACGCTGCCCATTGAGAAGCTGCTCCTAGAAGACGAAGACAATGATACGTATGTTTTAAACCACGCTCTCTCTGTTGAAGGGCTTTAA
- the NFKBID gene encoding NF-kappa-B inhibitor delta produces MVLGHSGYNPPKAAKIPCKTVCSQGQAVIGVFIYCLRILHIYAAKGMRAFALAAAERMKELRRLDAKEHRGKTPLLVAVTARQPAIVYDLIQTGADVSAVDNKGQSALHLAATYGYAQVLQVILSLGFPLDLEMKNFEGHTPLHCAVLAHNALLREQGHPGVTKEQQEGLQHQSEELETCIQLLVQAGASIYSRDVKSNKTVLHYTVQDANISLLRYFLELNAFKSRDFVNSKAHGNTALHMAAALHCDKNQKEIIQLLLDHGADPSIRNLDNDQPIHMAPSGKAGDQVRSRHVCCLSFPGETEGMSWPSCVTWV; encoded by the exons ATGGTTTTGGGGCACTCTGGGTATAACCCCCCCAAAGCAGCAAAGATACCCTGTAAAACCGTTTGCTCCCAGGGCCAAGCAGTGATCGGTGTCTTTATTTACTGTCTTAGAATTCTACATATTTATGCAGCTAAAGGTATGAGGGCGTTTGCGTTGGCAGCTGCAGAGCGCATGAAAGAGCTGCGAAGACTTGATGCCAAGGAACACCGAGGAAAG ACTCCTCTGCTGGTGGCTGTCACCGCCAGGCAGCCAGCTATTGTCTATGATTTGATCCAGACAGGAGCAGATGTCAGTGCTGTAGACAACAAGGGGCAGTCAGCCTTGCATCTCGCTGCAACGTACGGGTATGCCCAGGTTCTGCAG GTTATACTGTCGCTAGGTTTTCCTCTTGAtttagaaatgaagaattttgaAG GCCATACCCCCCTGCACTGTGCCGTCCTGGCCCACAACGCCCTGCTGCGGGAGCAGGGGCACCCAGGGGTGAcgaaggagcagcaggaaggtCTCCAGCACCAGAGCGAGGAGCTGGAGACCTGCatccagctcctggtgcaggCGGGAGCCTCCATCTACAGCCGG GACGTGAAAAGCAACAAGACAGTTCTTCATTACACAGTCCAGGATGCGAACATCTCCCTGCTTAGGTACTTCCTGGAGCTGAACGCCTTCAAGTCCAGGGATTTTGTCAACAGCAAG GCTCATGGCAACACAGCTCTGCACATGGCAGCTGCACTGCACTGCGACAAGAACCAGAAGGAAATCATCCAACTGCTCCTCGACCACGGGGCAGACCCGAGCATCCGAAACTTGGACAACGATCAGCCGATCCACATGGCTCCTTCTGGGAAAGCCGGGGACCAGGTACGTTCCCGACACGTCTGCTGTCTGTCCTTCCCCGGGGAAACTGAGGGCATGTCCTGGCCAAGCTGTGTGACGTGGGTCTGA